In Granulicella mallensis MP5ACTX8, the sequence GGCATCACGTGTGGTCATGCCGATCGTAGAGATCGGCTCGCCGACGATCAGCTTCAACGGACGCGGACGTAGCGCATACACATGGATCGGCAATAGCTCATAGGTACCTACAAGCGTTAGCGGAACGAGCGGCACCTGGGCCTTGATGGCCAGCCACGCGGCGCCGGCGACCATCGTCTGCAGCTCACCCGTTGCGGCGCGGCCGCCTTCGGGAAAGATCACCAGCGGCATCCCGGCTTCCAGTGTCTTGACGCCGCGGCCGAGGCTCGTGATGGCCGAGCGCGCGGAGCTCTGGTCGATGGGCACCTGTCCTGAACGGTCGAGATACCAGCCGATGAATGGGATCTTCCATAGCGGAGCCTTCGCCAGGATGCGGAACTGGAACGGCAGCTTCGCGAAGAGCACGGGGGTGTCGTAGTAGCTGAGATGGTTGCTGGCGTAGACGGCGGTCTTGTGTGTCCGCAGCCGCTCGGCATTTTCGAGCGTAACCGGCGAGAGCGCGACCCGCAGCAACACGCGCGCCCACTGGCGGGCGATGAAGTGCTGCTGGCTGCCGTCCTTGTCCCACAGGCCGCAGGCGAGCGAGATCGTGCCGAAGAAGATCGTCGCAATCCCGACCAGCGGGATCAGCAGCAGGTACGAGAGCCAGCGCAGGGCGAAGGGCACGGGTGAACGCGGCGCGGGTTCGCGTTCCGTGTGTTCTTCAGGCTGAAGGGTTTCATTGGCTGCTGGCATCTATGGCTATGCTAAACCGGGTCGTCGTGATTACACCAAACCTCGCAGAAGGCCCGTGCTTTTGCTTTTCTGGCTTGTCATACCGAGGCGTAGCCGAGGAACCTGCTTCCTCCCGCTCTTAGCTCGTACTACCCAGAAAACATGGGCAAAAAAGCAAAGAGCATGGCCTGTGCCGACATCGTTAAAAACGGGAGGAAGCAGATTCGCTCCCCTCCGGCTACGCTCAGGGTCGGAATGACAACCAGAAAAGCAAAGACCAGAACGACAACTACTCCGCCAGCACCAATGCCCTCAACTCACCCACAAGAAACACCGACCCGGTGGCCACGATCACGCCCTCAGGCGGTGTAATCGCCTCGGCCTGGGCCAAAGCTCCAGGCAGATGCGGCGCGGCATGGGCGGGCACGTCGAGCCTGTGTGCTGCAGCGAGCAGATCGTCCACGCTGGCCGCGCGGGGATTCTGAATCGGCGCAAGAACCACGTGATCGCGCACCCGTGCCGGATCGCCTGAGGTGGAGTCGAAGAGTGGCAGCAGTACCTGTGCCATCTCATCGATCTGCTTGTCGGCGAGGCAGGAGAAGATCAGAGTGCGGGGCATGGCTTCAGGCAGCTGCGCGAGCGCGGCCCGCAGCGTCCACGCTCCGGCGGGATTGTGGGCGACATCAAGCAACAGCGGAGCGTGGCCCTTGCGGGAGGGAATCCACTCCAGCCGTCCCGGCCACTCGGTAGCGCGGACACCCTGCTCGATCGCCGCATTCGAGATCGCGAAGCCGTGGTTCGTCCGCAGCTCGATCGCCGTTGCCACAGCCAGCGCAAGGTTGCGCTGCTGATGCTGGCCTGCCAGTGGCGAGTCGATATGCAGGATCTCGCCATCGATGGAAAGATCGTAGCGATTGGGCGCCAGCGGCGAACTGAGTCCCCTGAACCCTGGGCCCTGAGCCCTATGCCCTGTCTCCAGTTCTCTCGGCGGCAGGCAGCGCGCGGCATCGACCCCGCGCACGTTTTTGGCAACCGCGATCTCGCCGATGACGGCATTGGCTTCGGGATGCTGGGAGAGCGTTACGAGCACGCCATTGTCGCGCAGGATGCCCGCCTTTTCCGTGGCGATCAGGGTGAGCGTATCGCCGAGGTAGTCGGTGTGGTCGATGCCGATATCGGTAATCACCGAGATCAGCGGCTCGACGATATTGGTCGCGTCGAGCCGGCCTCCGAGGCCTACCTCCAGGATTGCGAGCTCGACCTTCTGCTCGCTGAAGTAGAAGAAGGCAGCGGCGGTGAGGATCTCGAAGAAGCTGGGATAGTGCGGCAGCGAGCCAATTTCGACCAGAGCGTTGGCGGCATTGTCGACGCGCGTAAAGCTGTGGGCGAAATCGTCGTCCGCGATCTCGGCGAGTTTGTCCCCGGCGGAGAGGCGGATGCGTTCGTTCACACGCAGCAGGTGCGGCGAGGTATAGAGTCCCGTGCGCAGGCCTGCGGCATTCGAGATCGAGGCCAGCGTGGAGGCGGTCGAGCCCTTGCCGTTGGTGCCTGCGATCAGCACCGAGGCGAAGTTGCGCTGGGGATTACCAAGCGCTTCCAACAGCGCACCGATGTGGTCGAGTGAAAACTTGCGGGGCGGGCCGCCGGTCTTGTCCGTGCGCAGCTCAGGGCCCATGGAGGCTAATTGGTTCAGTGCTTCGGGGTAGGTCACAGTTTCTCCAGCCTTTTAGATGTCGTTCGGTAGCGTAGCGAAGTATTTGTTTTGTCGTTGGTCAGTGCCGCTGCCCGTGTGATTGCTGCTCTTGCTATTGTCGTTGCCCTTGCTTTTCTGGTTGTCATTCCGAGGCGCAGCCGAGGAACCTGCTTTCTCCCGCTTTTAACAGCCGTCTGCACAGGCCATGCTCTTTGAGCTTGCCCATATTTTTCTAGGTAGTACGAGCGAAGAACGGGAGGAAGCAGATTCGCTCGCTGCGCTCGGAATGACAAACTAGAAAAGCAAGAACAAAGGCAAACCTTACCCGCTCTGCGCCACGCACACCCGCCCGCCCTTACCACGCAGCAACAATCCATCGCTCCGCCCGCTGAAGTATCTAGCGGTCAGGGAGGTGCTATCGAGGTCTTCGACCACTCGCAATCCGGCCAGGGCGAGCTCCGTAGCCAGCGCCTCCGGCGTAAAGAATCGCTGAAACGGTTCACCCGACAACGCGACACGTTCGGACATCGAATCCAGCATCTGCTGCTCCACCGGAGGCAGGACCTCACGCGGCTGCGCGTAGTCGAAGATCACCTGGCTGCCTGCGGCAAAACTACCGAGCAACGTGGTCGTCGCACGAAAGGCCTCCAGCGTGAGGTACG encodes:
- a CDS encoding lysophospholipid acyltransferase family protein; this translates as MPAANETLQPEEHTEREPAPRSPVPFALRWLSYLLLIPLVGIATIFFGTISLACGLWDKDGSQQHFIARQWARVLLRVALSPVTLENAERLRTHKTAVYASNHLSYYDTPVLFAKLPFQFRILAKAPLWKIPFIGWYLDRSGQVPIDQSSARSAITSLGRGVKTLEAGMPLVIFPEGGRAATGELQTMVAGAAWLAIKAQVPLVPLTLVGTYELLPIHVYALRPRPLKLIVGEPISTIGMTTRDAEALTERLRNEIHATYIAHHG
- a CDS encoding bifunctional folylpolyglutamate synthase/dihydrofolate synthase yields the protein MTYPEALNQLASMGPELRTDKTGGPPRKFSLDHIGALLEALGNPQRNFASVLIAGTNGKGSTASTLASISNAAGLRTGLYTSPHLLRVNERIRLSAGDKLAEIADDDFAHSFTRVDNAANALVEIGSLPHYPSFFEILTAAAFFYFSEQKVELAILEVGLGGRLDATNIVEPLISVITDIGIDHTDYLGDTLTLIATEKAGILRDNGVLVTLSQHPEANAVIGEIAVAKNVRGVDAARCLPPRELETGHRAQGPGFRGLSSPLAPNRYDLSIDGEILHIDSPLAGQHQQRNLALAVATAIELRTNHGFAISNAAIEQGVRATEWPGRLEWIPSRKGHAPLLLDVAHNPAGAWTLRAALAQLPEAMPRTLIFSCLADKQIDEMAQVLLPLFDSTSGDPARVRDHVVLAPIQNPRAASVDDLLAAAHRLDVPAHAAPHLPGALAQAEAITPPEGVIVATGSVFLVGELRALVLAE